In the genome of Apostichopus japonicus isolate 1M-3 chromosome 15, ASM3797524v1, whole genome shotgun sequence, one region contains:
- the LOC139980735 gene encoding uncharacterized protein, which produces MKVHYDKCNQCATQAQEPTQVPSTSTKSTATTVKATVKRSAPASDDASQKKRVLGSFVFETSSKQKESISTPGYVPPSRKGVADRYLPPIYEKGGKFADGLTKAVSPAEWLRSHKGMVQEEKLIVVKLLFSASSGAKVGYEPRLNRSPYHSTTVIQLVTGQIPVSFQCTEPHPDLGDDTHLKLLIRQDQSKQQEPIAFSSQCTERHPDLGDDTHLKLLIRQDQSKQQEPIAFSSQCTERHPDLGDDTHLKLLIRQDQSKQQEPIAFSSQCTERHPDLGDDTHLKLLIRQDQSKQQEPIAFSSQCTEPHPDLGDDTHLKLLIRQDQPKQQDDLQLH; this is translated from the exons atgaaagttcACTATGACAAGTGCAACCAATGTGCCACCCAGGCCCAAGAACCCACACAAGTACCAAGTACATCAACGAAGTCTACAGCTACTACTGTTAAAGCCACAGTCAAACGGTCAGCACCAGCTTCAGATGATGCAAGTCAAAAGAAAAGAGTGCTGGGTAGCTTTGTCTTCGAAACCTCTTCGAAACAGAAGGAAA GTATATCGACACCAGGATACGTCCCTCCATCTAGAAAGGGGGTAGCTGATAGGTACTTGCCTCCAATTTATGAAAAAGGAG GCAAGTTTGCTGATGGTCTTACAAAGGCTGTCAGCCCAGCTGAATGGCTGCGATCCCACAAAGGCATGGTCCAGGAAGAGAAACTAATAGTTGTTAAGCTATTGTTTTCTGCTTCATCTGGT gcgaaggtaggataCGAACCCCGACtaaaccgaagtccgtaccactcgaccacagtgattcaaCTGGTGACTG gacAAATACCAGTCTCGTTCCAGTGTACGGAACCGCATCCTGACCTAGGAGATGATACCCACCTGAAATTGTTGATAAGACAAGACCAATCAAAACAACAAG aacCAATAGCATTCTCGTCCCAGTGTACGGAACGGCATCCTGACCTAGGAGATGATACCCACCTGAAGTTGTTGATAAGACAAGACCAATCAAAACAACAAG AACCAATAGCATTCTCGTCCCAGTGTACGGAACGGCATCCTGACCTAGGAGATGATACCCACCTGAAGTTGTTGATAAGACAAGACCAATCAAAACAACAAG aacCAATAGCATTCTCGTCCCAGTGTACGGAACGGCATCCTGACCTAGGAGATGATACCCACCTGAAGTTGTTGATAAGACAAGACCAATCAAAACAACAAG AACCAATAGCATTCTCGTCCCAGTGTACGGAACCGCATCCTGACCTAGGAGATGATACCCACCTGAAATTGCTGATAAGACAAGACCAACCAAAACAAcaag ATGATTTGCAGTTGCATTGA